Genomic segment of Dehalococcoidia bacterium:
TCCTTCCAGGGATTCGCCCAAATGCGGCACGTCCGCGTGTACTTCTGGAGGCCGTACCAAATGAACTCTCGAATAGTCTCCGGCGTGGGCTTATCACACATCGCATCGAAGCGTTGAAGCCAGCCGCTAAGGAACGCCGTGAGCCGGGGCAAGATATCCCGAGTCGAGGTGACCTTGGCTGCAAGATCGGCCATGTCCTTGCGTTGATCCTTGCACATCTTCCCCACGTCACGCGGGTCGACCTCGCGAAGCTGCTTTTCGAGCTCAGCTGCGGCCGCCTCAGGAGTCTTGACCAGATCGACGCGGATCTGAACGAAGCTACAGGTCATCTGCCGCCCGTCGGGCGAAATCTCGCATTCGGCAGACACGGACGATACGTCAGCGGGGTTATTGTTCCTGAGGGGGCCGATGATGATGCGTTCGGCAGATGCGTCAGTAGCGAGGATCAGCACCGTCGCAAAGATGAGCAGCGCTTCAATCTTCATCGAATCGAGGCTCCTTTTGAGGACGGCGCACCAGGCCGTCGCGGCCTTCCTGCGCCACGTCGTGGTTCCGCTCTTCCAGCGCGCCGGCTGGCCGGTCCAGCGGGTGCTGACCGACGGCGGTGGCGAGTTCAAGGCGACCTTCGATGAGGTCTGCGCCGCCCTCGGCATCCGTC
This window contains:
- a CDS encoding integrase core domain-containing protein; the protein is MSSASIFIESRLLLRTAHQAVAAFLRHVVVPLFQRAGWPVQRVLTDGGGEFKATFDEVCAALGIRHTGIKPRHAWTNGFVERLQQTILSEHWRVVFRRHYFTNRATLDRSLQQFISFYNF